A genomic region of Streptomyces sp. NBC_00247 contains the following coding sequences:
- a CDS encoding DUF2264 domain-containing protein: protein MTTAPLPLPFRLPRVDRALSPLTGYTRAHWEAAADGLLHAAWQWATPGRAMLDLPGRPSGSGVRSDGLEGYARTFLAAAFRVGGAEGKDPHGWLERYADGLAAGTRTPGRDDTESWPLIRDHTVFGQPMVESASVALGLRLTRPWLWDRLDGGTQDRAEEWLRGSLRHTPAPNNWYLFPFTVAGFLESVGRGDAQTARARARALDLLEGWYRGDGWYADGDGRAFDHYNGWALHLYPVLDAHLSGDRELLAHYGGRLREHLESFSLMFGADGAPLHFGRSLAYRFAAGAAVGMGAVSGHTPLSPGASRRLVSGSLRYFLERGATGEDGLLSLGWHGPHEATLQHYSGPASPYWASKAFVSLLAPADHPLWTAPEEPAPSEGPDRVLSLPAPGLLVQSTRADGIVRLHNHGSDHVRPHEGESAAEADPHYGRFAYSTATGPSSPVNVADNHLSVRVGAARSVRRRIHPLGAGHGDGWGWAASWHMPVFAGRPPAVPGLRVESVTFVRGRYELRVHRLLGVPAGARVEQTGWATAPDASPRSVLHGLYGWEWEEEVRAPQGTAYTRWAVMPRLAVDAEGTVVLVALASLTGEAAPAPVGTAVSGVNVAADARGAGDTVEVAWSEDGAVTRIVFGTGGADSVSVEHGTR from the coding sequence ATGACCACCGCCCCCCTCCCTCTCCCCTTCCGACTCCCCCGCGTCGACCGCGCGCTCAGCCCCCTCACCGGTTACACCCGGGCGCACTGGGAGGCTGCCGCGGACGGTCTGCTGCACGCGGCCTGGCAGTGGGCGACCCCCGGCCGGGCGATGCTCGACCTGCCCGGCCGCCCTTCGGGTTCCGGTGTCCGCTCCGACGGGCTGGAGGGGTACGCGCGCACCTTCCTCGCCGCCGCGTTCCGGGTCGGGGGCGCCGAGGGCAAGGACCCGCACGGCTGGCTGGAGCGGTACGCGGACGGTCTCGCCGCCGGTACGCGGACCCCCGGGCGCGACGACACCGAGTCCTGGCCGCTCATCCGCGACCACACGGTCTTCGGTCAGCCGATGGTGGAGTCGGCGTCCGTCGCCCTCGGTCTGCGGCTGACCCGCCCGTGGCTCTGGGACCGGCTCGACGGCGGCACCCAGGACCGGGCGGAGGAGTGGCTGCGCGGATCGCTGCGGCACACCCCGGCGCCCAACAACTGGTACCTCTTCCCCTTCACCGTCGCCGGGTTCCTGGAGTCCGTCGGCCGGGGCGACGCGCAGACCGCGCGGGCGCGGGCCCGCGCGCTGGACCTGCTGGAGGGGTGGTACCGGGGGGACGGCTGGTACGCGGACGGCGACGGGCGCGCCTTCGACCACTACAACGGCTGGGCGCTGCACCTCTATCCGGTGCTGGACGCCCATCTCTCGGGCGACCGGGAGCTCCTGGCCCACTACGGCGGCAGGCTGCGCGAGCACCTGGAGAGCTTCTCCCTGATGTTCGGCGCGGACGGGGCGCCGCTGCACTTCGGGCGCTCCCTCGCCTACCGGTTCGCGGCGGGCGCGGCGGTCGGCATGGGCGCGGTCTCCGGGCACACTCCGCTCTCCCCCGGGGCGTCCCGGCGGCTGGTCAGCGGTTCGCTCCGGTACTTCCTGGAGCGCGGCGCGACCGGCGAGGACGGGCTGTTGAGCCTCGGGTGGCACGGTCCGCACGAGGCGACGCTCCAGCACTACTCGGGTCCGGCGTCGCCGTACTGGGCGTCGAAGGCGTTCGTCTCGCTGCTCGCCCCGGCGGACCACCCGTTGTGGACCGCGCCGGAGGAGCCCGCGCCGAGCGAGGGCCCGGACCGGGTGCTGTCGCTGCCGGCACCGGGGCTGCTGGTGCAGTCGACGCGGGCGGACGGGATCGTCCGGCTGCACAACCACGGCAGCGACCATGTCCGGCCGCACGAGGGCGAGTCGGCGGCGGAGGCGGACCCGCACTACGGGCGGTTCGCGTACTCCACGGCGACCGGTCCCTCCTCGCCGGTGAACGTGGCGGACAACCATCTCTCCGTCCGGGTCGGCGCCGCCCGTAGCGTCCGTCGCCGGATCCACCCGCTGGGCGCCGGGCACGGGGACGGCTGGGGCTGGGCGGCCTCCTGGCACATGCCGGTCTTCGCCGGCCGGCCGCCGGCCGTCCCCGGACTGCGGGTGGAGAGCGTCACCTTCGTACGGGGTCGTTACGAACTCCGGGTCCACCGGCTCCTCGGCGTCCCGGCGGGCGCCCGCGTCGAGCAGACCGGCTGGGCGACGGCCCCGGACGCGTCACCGCGCTCGGTGCTGCACGGGCTGTACGGCTGGGAGTGGGAGGAGGAGGTGCGCGCCCCGCAGGGCACGGCGTACACCCGGTGGGCGGTCATGCCCCGGCTGGCCGTGGACGCCGAGGGCACGGTGGTGCTGGTGGCCCTGGCCTCGCTGACCGGTGAGGCGGCCCCCGCTCCGGTGGGCACGGCGGTGAGCGGAGTGAACGTGGCGGCGGACGCCCGGGGCGCCGGGGACACCGTGGAGGTGGCCTGGTCCGAGGACGGGGCGGTCACCCGGATCGTCTTCGGCACGGGTGGGGCCGACTCCGTGTCGGTGGAGCACGGCACACGGTGA
- a CDS encoding FadR/GntR family transcriptional regulator, whose amino-acid sequence MPVEWEPVRQSRTHELVLRSIEERVFAGELKAGDRLPPERELAPVLGVSRSALREALRVLETIGVLVAQPGRGPDSGARIVRNPDDALGRLLRLHFALGSYSLEDVMEARVVLERSGFEAAVTHARDEDLDEAASLVAAMAAPGIGVTAFNDLDTRFHVQIARCSGNALTSTLTSAVRESVRPLILRALEEAEDWPATAAALNAEHTELLRLVRAGRGAEAADLVERHIRSLHGTLVEDQGVSRK is encoded by the coding sequence GTGCCCGTCGAATGGGAACCCGTGCGGCAGTCCCGTACCCACGAACTCGTGCTGCGGAGCATCGAGGAGCGGGTGTTCGCCGGCGAGCTCAAAGCGGGGGACCGCCTGCCGCCGGAGCGTGAGCTCGCCCCCGTCCTCGGCGTCAGCCGGTCCGCCCTGCGCGAGGCGCTGCGGGTACTGGAGACCATCGGCGTCCTGGTGGCCCAGCCCGGCCGGGGGCCCGACTCCGGGGCGCGGATCGTGCGCAACCCGGACGACGCGCTCGGGCGGCTGCTCCGGCTCCACTTCGCGCTGGGCAGCTACAGCCTGGAGGACGTCATGGAGGCCCGGGTCGTCCTGGAGCGGTCCGGCTTCGAGGCCGCCGTCACACACGCGCGCGACGAGGATCTCGACGAGGCCGCTTCCCTGGTCGCCGCCATGGCGGCCCCCGGCATCGGCGTCACCGCCTTCAACGACCTGGACACCCGCTTCCACGTGCAGATCGCCCGCTGCTCGGGCAACGCCCTGACCTCCACCCTCACTTCGGCCGTACGCGAGTCCGTACGCCCGCTGATCCTGCGGGCCCTGGAAGAGGCGGAGGACTGGCCGGCCACCGCCGCCGCGCTCAACGCCGAACACACCGAGCTGCTCCGGCTGGTACGCGCCGGACGGGGCGCGGAGGCGGCCGACCTGGTCGAGCGCCACATCCGCAGCCTGCACGGCACCCTGGTCGAAGACCAGGGCGTGAGTCGAAAGTAG
- a CDS encoding LutC/YkgG family protein gives MTTARDTVLGRVRDALALAPARPVTVPRDYRTGRTLPDAERLGLLTDRLVDYKAQVHPCTSDRTAEVIAEVLRERGARRIGVPAGLDAEWLAGWEGEVQRDSADIPAPALGELDGVVTASAVSCAETGTIFLDGSGDQGRRALSLVPDLHVCVVDLSTVEVGVPEAVARLVPERPTTLISGPSATSDIELERVEGVHGPRTLVVIVRTDV, from the coding sequence GTGACGACCGCACGCGACACCGTCCTCGGCCGGGTGCGCGACGCCCTGGCGCTCGCCCCGGCCCGCCCGGTCACCGTCCCGCGCGACTACCGCACCGGACGCACCCTGCCCGACGCCGAACGGCTCGGGCTCCTCACCGACCGGCTGGTCGACTACAAGGCACAGGTCCACCCCTGCACCTCGGACCGCACCGCCGAGGTGATCGCCGAGGTGCTGCGGGAGCGGGGTGCCCGCCGGATCGGTGTACCGGCCGGGCTCGACGCCGAATGGCTGGCAGGCTGGGAGGGGGAAGTCCAGCGGGACTCAGCCGACATCCCGGCGCCCGCGCTCGGCGAACTCGACGGCGTTGTCACGGCGTCCGCCGTCAGCTGCGCGGAGACCGGCACCATCTTCCTGGACGGGTCCGGGGACCAGGGGCGCCGCGCGCTCTCCCTCGTCCCCGACCTGCACGTCTGCGTCGTCGACCTCTCCACGGTGGAGGTCGGGGTGCCCGAAGCGGTCGCGCGCCTGGTACCGGAGCGGCCGACGACCCTGATCAGCGGGCCCTCGGCCACCTCGGACATCGAACTGGAGCGGGTGGAAGGGGTGCACGGCCCCCGGACGCTGGTGGTGATCGTCCGCACGGACGTCTGA
- a CDS encoding lactate utilization protein B: protein MSTFLGMPAAPPRSPYGTGNLRGERKFPAAAHDELRNEQLRRNLGKATRTIRTKRLDVTGELPDWEELRDAGAAIKTDTMNRLPELLEQLEAKVTEHGGTVHWARDGAEANEIVTRLIRATGSSDVIKVKSMATQEIGLNEHLESVGITPYETDLAELIVQLAHDKPSHILVPAIHRNRDEIREIFLKEIPGVDPDLDNVPAHLAAAARAYLREKFMTTRVAVSGANFGIADTGTLSVVESEGNGRMCLTLPDTLITVMGIEKVLPRYADLEVFLQLLPRSSTGERMNPYTSMWTGVTPGDGPQSFHLVLLDNGRTAALADKVGREALNCIRCSACLNVCPVYERAGGHAYGSTYPGPIGAVLTPQLAGMHAAKDDPNSSLPYASSLCGACFDACPVKIDIPSLLVELRHQNTEQAGTTAEKLAMKAAATVMKSPKLFTAAQKAAGLGRVVAGKDGTIGRVPAPFDGWSDSRDTPAPPKQTFRAWLASAEGAATMKAAADEGAALSAGADRPKDPTKDEK from the coding sequence ATGAGCACCTTCCTCGGCATGCCCGCAGCCCCGCCCCGCTCCCCGTACGGCACCGGCAACCTGCGCGGCGAGCGGAAGTTCCCCGCCGCCGCGCACGACGAGCTGCGCAACGAGCAGCTCCGCCGCAACCTCGGCAAGGCCACCCGCACCATCCGTACCAAGCGACTCGACGTCACCGGCGAACTCCCCGACTGGGAGGAGCTGCGCGACGCCGGAGCGGCGATCAAGACCGACACCATGAACCGGCTGCCCGAACTCCTGGAGCAGCTGGAGGCGAAGGTCACCGAACACGGCGGCACCGTCCACTGGGCGCGCGACGGTGCCGAGGCCAACGAGATCGTCACCCGCCTGATCAGGGCGACCGGCAGCAGTGACGTCATCAAGGTCAAGTCGATGGCCACCCAGGAGATCGGTCTCAACGAGCACCTCGAATCGGTCGGCATCACGCCCTACGAGACCGACCTCGCCGAGCTCATCGTGCAGCTCGCCCACGACAAGCCCTCGCACATCCTGGTCCCCGCGATCCACCGCAACCGCGACGAGATCCGGGAGATCTTCCTCAAGGAGATCCCCGGCGTCGACCCGGACCTGGACAACGTGCCCGCGCACCTCGCCGCCGCCGCGCGCGCCTATCTGCGCGAGAAGTTCATGACGACCAGGGTGGCCGTCTCCGGCGCCAACTTCGGCATCGCCGATACCGGCACCCTCTCCGTCGTGGAGTCCGAGGGCAACGGCCGGATGTGCCTCACCCTGCCCGACACCCTGATCACGGTGATGGGCATCGAGAAGGTGCTGCCGCGCTACGCCGACCTCGAAGTCTTCCTCCAGCTCCTGCCGCGCTCCTCCACCGGCGAGCGGATGAACCCGTACACCTCGATGTGGACCGGGGTGACCCCCGGCGACGGCCCGCAGTCGTTCCACCTGGTGCTGCTCGACAACGGCCGCACCGCCGCGCTCGCGGACAAGGTCGGACGCGAGGCCCTGAACTGCATCCGCTGCTCCGCCTGCCTCAACGTCTGCCCGGTCTACGAACGCGCCGGCGGACACGCCTACGGCTCGACCTACCCCGGCCCGATCGGCGCGGTCCTCACCCCGCAGCTCGCCGGGATGCACGCCGCGAAGGACGACCCGAACAGCTCGCTGCCGTACGCCTCCAGCCTCTGCGGCGCCTGCTTCGACGCCTGCCCGGTCAAGATCGACATCCCGTCGCTGCTGGTCGAACTCCGGCACCAGAACACCGAACAGGCCGGTACGACGGCGGAGAAGCTCGCCATGAAGGCCGCCGCCACGGTGATGAAGAGCCCTAAGCTCTTCACGGCCGCCCAGAAGGCGGCCGGTCTCGGGCGGGTCGTCGCCGGCAAGGACGGCACCATCGGGCGGGTACCCGCGCCCTTCGACGGCTGGAGCGACAGCCGGGACACCCCGGCCCCGCCGAAGCAGACGTTCCGCGCCTGGCTGGCCTCGGCCGAGGGCGCCGCCACGATGAAGGCGGCGGCCGACGAGGGCGCCGCGTTGAGCGCCGGAGCGGACCGCCCGAAGGACCCGACAAAGGACGAGAAGTGA
- a CDS encoding (Fe-S)-binding protein encodes MRVGLFATCLGDTLFPEAVKSTAVLLARLGHEVVFPPGQTCCGQMHVNTGYQREPVPLVRNFAEQFGDASIEAIVMPSGSCAGSVRHQHRIVAERYGDAALRAGVATVEAKTYELSEFLVDVLDVTGVGAYFPHRVTYHPTCHSLRMLRVGEKPLRLLRAVDSIDLVELPEADSCCGFGGTFAVKNAETSSAMLQDKMRNIASTDADVCTAGDSSCLMHIGGGLHRVKSGTRTLHLAQILAATRTAPYAMTEAATV; translated from the coding sequence ATGCGCGTCGGGCTCTTCGCCACCTGTCTGGGAGACACGCTGTTTCCCGAGGCGGTGAAATCCACCGCGGTGCTGCTCGCCCGCCTGGGCCACGAGGTGGTGTTCCCGCCGGGGCAGACCTGCTGCGGTCAGATGCACGTCAACACCGGCTACCAGCGCGAGCCCGTACCCCTGGTACGCAATTTCGCCGAGCAGTTCGGCGACGCCTCCATCGAGGCGATCGTCATGCCCTCCGGCTCCTGCGCGGGCTCGGTCCGCCACCAGCACAGAATCGTCGCCGAGCGGTACGGCGACGCAGCCCTGCGTGCCGGGGTCGCCACGGTCGAGGCCAAGACGTACGAGCTTTCGGAGTTCCTCGTGGACGTCCTCGACGTCACCGGAGTCGGCGCGTACTTCCCGCACCGCGTCACCTACCACCCCACCTGCCACTCGCTGCGCATGCTCCGCGTCGGCGAGAAGCCGCTGCGACTGCTGCGCGCCGTCGACTCCATCGACCTCGTGGAACTGCCCGAGGCCGACTCCTGCTGCGGCTTCGGCGGCACCTTCGCGGTGAAGAACGCCGAGACGTCCTCCGCGATGCTCCAGGACAAGATGCGCAACATCGCCTCCACGGACGCCGACGTCTGCACCGCAGGTGACTCCTCCTGCCTGATGCACATCGGCGGCGGGCTGCACCGCGTCAAGTCCGGCACCCGCACCCTGCACCTCGCGCAGATCCTCGCCGCGACCCGTACCGCGCCGTACGCCATGACGGAGGCCGCCACCGTATGA
- a CDS encoding AEC family transporter, translated as MTGVLEGFGVIASIIAVGYLIGRSGLLGEHGQPVLTRLSFHVASPALLFTTMTKADLSAMVSLPLLVTALSTLVVAGTFVAVGAVRGWSVGRTTIGALCSCYVNAGNLGIPIAVYVLGDATLIAPILLFQQLVVSPVALTVIKTSRPGERDSLARLLTTPFRNPIVLASLAGVVVSVLGRRVPGPVLEPVTLIAGIAVPGVLLAFGISLRGSEMPGRGTDRGAVLLSVALKSFAQPLTAWAIAAGVFGLEGAPLFAVVVTSGLPAAQNLFTYASHYGTGVRLARESILLSTVLAAPVTVTTAALLG; from the coding sequence ATGACCGGGGTCCTGGAGGGTTTCGGTGTCATCGCGAGCATCATCGCCGTCGGCTATCTGATCGGCCGGTCGGGCCTGCTGGGCGAGCACGGACAGCCCGTACTCACCCGGCTGTCCTTCCACGTCGCCTCGCCCGCCCTGCTCTTCACCACGATGACGAAGGCCGACCTGTCGGCCATGGTCTCGCTGCCGCTGCTGGTGACCGCGCTCTCCACCCTGGTGGTTGCGGGCACCTTCGTCGCGGTCGGAGCCGTACGCGGCTGGAGCGTGGGCCGTACGACGATCGGCGCCCTCTGCTCCTGCTACGTCAACGCCGGAAATCTCGGTATCCCCATCGCCGTCTACGTGCTGGGGGACGCGACCCTCATCGCGCCGATCCTGCTCTTCCAGCAGTTGGTCGTCTCCCCCGTCGCCCTCACCGTCATCAAGACCTCGCGCCCCGGCGAGCGGGATTCCCTGGCGCGGCTGCTGACCACGCCCTTCCGCAACCCGATCGTCCTGGCCTCGCTCGCCGGGGTCGTCGTCAGCGTCCTGGGACGGCGCGTCCCCGGGCCGGTGCTGGAGCCGGTCACACTGATCGCCGGAATCGCGGTGCCCGGGGTGCTGCTCGCCTTCGGCATCTCGCTGCGCGGCAGCGAGATGCCCGGTCGCGGTACGGACCGGGGGGCGGTGCTCCTCTCCGTCGCGCTGAAGAGCTTCGCCCAGCCGCTGACCGCCTGGGCGATCGCCGCCGGGGTGTTCGGCCTGGAGGGGGCGCCCCTGTTCGCGGTGGTGGTGACCAGCGGACTCCCCGCAGCCCAGAACCTCTTCACGTACGCCTCGCACTACGGGACGGGCGTGCGGCTGGCCCGGGAGTCGATCCTGCTCTCCACGGTTCTCGCGGCACCGGTGACGGTCACCACGGCGGCTCTGCTGGGCTGA